A part of Planococcus sp. MB-3u-03 genomic DNA contains:
- a CDS encoding DHA2 family efflux MFS transporter permease subunit yields the protein MKKQYNTKAILSSLLIVGFVGMFSETALNIAIVNLMDVFEISAATAQWLTTGFLLTLGILMPISGLLLQMFTTRQMFVGALISLITGTLVGALAVNFEMLMVARVLQAAGMALLLPLMFNTILVIYPPEKRGAAMGFVGLVIMFAPATGPTIGGLLIEYLTWHYIFWFSLPFLIIGLLIGLKYLENVTEVTKPRIDLFSVLLSTIGFGGVVFGFSKAGEGEAGWGSMVVITSIIIGLIALLFFVLRQNSMKEPLLNLRVFKFPMYVVGLLLVMMSMLIIMSSMIILPMFLQTGAGLSVFIAGLMLLPGSALNGLLSPFIGRLFDKFGPKWLVIPGLILVTTMLWFFTTLTTASSVAFIVALHVGLMVGIAMIWMPSQTNGLNQLPPELYPHGTAVMNTLQQVIGAVGTAVAVSILTGGMDSYLHSSSAPTQPAEIANAMASGLQNVFLFTVGIAVIGLVMGFFIRRVVVQREVINSPH from the coding sequence ATGAAGAAACAATACAATACAAAAGCGATTTTATCGTCGTTGCTCATCGTCGGGTTTGTCGGCATGTTCAGTGAGACTGCCTTAAACATCGCCATAGTGAATTTGATGGACGTATTTGAAATTTCGGCGGCAACCGCACAGTGGCTAACGACTGGATTTTTGTTAACGCTTGGTATTTTGATGCCGATCAGTGGCTTGCTGCTGCAAATGTTTACCACGAGACAGATGTTCGTTGGTGCGCTTATTAGCTTAATTACGGGGACATTAGTTGGGGCACTAGCCGTCAATTTTGAAATGCTGATGGTGGCCCGGGTGCTGCAAGCTGCAGGCATGGCCTTATTGCTTCCCCTCATGTTCAACACCATTTTGGTCATCTATCCCCCTGAAAAGCGGGGAGCGGCTATGGGATTTGTCGGACTGGTCATCATGTTCGCGCCCGCAACCGGCCCGACTATCGGCGGTCTATTGATCGAATACTTAACATGGCATTATATTTTCTGGTTCTCGCTGCCATTCCTGATCATCGGCTTGTTAATCGGGCTGAAGTATTTGGAAAACGTAACTGAAGTGACAAAACCGCGGATCGATTTGTTTTCAGTTCTACTGTCAACTATCGGTTTTGGAGGAGTGGTCTTTGGCTTTAGTAAGGCTGGTGAAGGAGAAGCGGGATGGGGCAGTATGGTCGTTATCACTTCTATCATCATTGGTCTTATTGCCTTACTCTTCTTTGTGCTGCGCCAGAACTCAATGAAGGAGCCGCTATTAAACTTGAGGGTTTTCAAATTTCCAATGTACGTGGTGGGGCTGCTTCTCGTAATGATGAGCATGTTGATCATTATGTCGAGCATGATCATTCTGCCGATGTTCTTGCAAACAGGTGCTGGATTGTCTGTCTTTATTGCGGGACTCATGCTATTGCCTGGCAGTGCGTTGAATGGGCTATTGTCGCCATTTATCGGCCGGTTGTTTGATAAATTTGGACCGAAATGGCTCGTTATTCCGGGACTTATCCTCGTTACGACGATGCTGTGGTTTTTCACCACATTGACTACTGCGTCATCAGTGGCATTTATCGTGGCGTTGCATGTCGGTCTGATGGTTGGGATTGCAATGATTTGGATGCCTTCCCAAACGAACGGGCTAAATCAATTGCCGCCCGAATTATACCCGCATGGCACGGCGGTCATGAATACGCTGCAGCAAGTGATCGGGGCAGTCGGGACAGCGGTAGCCGTCAGTATTTTGACAGGCGGTATGGATAGCTATCTACACAGTTCTTCTGCACCGACACAGCCTGCGGAAATCGCCAATGCGATGGCTTCAGGATTGCAAAACGTCTTTTTGTTTACAGTGGGGATCGCGGTAATTGGCCTGGTCATGGGATTCTTTATCCGTCGGGTAGTAGTCCAACGCGAAGTAATAAATTCACCACATTAA
- a CDS encoding NtaA/DmoA family FMN-dependent monooxygenase (This protein belongs to a clade of FMN-dependent monooxygenases, within a broader family of flavin-dependent oxidoreductases, the luciferase-like monooxygenase (LMM) family, some of whose members use coenzyme F420 rather than FMN.) has product MTKRKEMQLALQMVSGYGAEFSAWRMPGTDPAAYTNTDNYVERAKIAEKGKFQMIFIADTPALTVDLGPQTPSFPMDPMLALMAVARETEHIGLVATHSTTFNYPYNIARQFKALDVISRGRVGWNAVTSSTPEAAANFGMQVASRKERYAKAHESIQIVQSLWGSWQPDAWTLDTEGGKFADMDKIQPINLQGQYYASRGPLPIPPSEQGQPVIFQAGGGAEGLELAGRFASGVYANPYDIESARQHRQALRESAARFGRNPDEIKMYAGFMFSIGATEEEGLERRRQLMSFNPDEIPSRVSYLGSMVGLRLSVHAVDIDQPLPAELLERTYASPQDPRSPRALQLLKQGLSIRDVLAHGVINYHPVVAGTAVQVADFLEEWFLADATDGFSVVPDIAYDGVADFVEQVVPILQERGLFHKEYEGNTLRENMGVPYQYGSAETK; this is encoded by the coding sequence ATGACAAAACGAAAAGAGATGCAATTGGCGTTACAAATGGTTTCGGGCTATGGGGCTGAATTCAGCGCTTGGAGAATGCCCGGAACCGATCCGGCAGCTTATACCAATACGGACAATTATGTGGAACGGGCGAAGATAGCGGAAAAAGGAAAATTCCAAATGATCTTCATTGCAGATACACCGGCATTGACTGTCGACTTAGGCCCACAGACACCAAGTTTTCCGATGGATCCGATGCTGGCACTTATGGCGGTGGCCAGAGAAACAGAGCATATCGGCCTTGTGGCAACCCACTCCACAACGTTCAATTACCCTTATAATATAGCGCGGCAATTCAAGGCGCTGGATGTTATTAGCCGCGGACGTGTCGGCTGGAATGCGGTAACTTCATCTACTCCAGAAGCGGCAGCGAACTTCGGTATGCAAGTTGCAAGCCGTAAAGAACGATACGCCAAGGCTCATGAATCGATTCAAATTGTCCAGTCGTTATGGGGCAGTTGGCAACCAGACGCTTGGACATTGGATACAGAAGGCGGCAAATTTGCTGATATGGATAAAATACAGCCGATCAATCTTCAAGGACAGTACTACGCTTCCCGCGGCCCGTTGCCAATTCCGCCGTCGGAACAAGGACAGCCAGTAATTTTCCAAGCCGGCGGTGGAGCTGAAGGGTTGGAATTAGCAGGAAGATTTGCTTCTGGTGTCTACGCAAATCCTTATGACATCGAGTCGGCCCGGCAACACCGACAAGCGCTCCGGGAAAGTGCAGCTCGTTTTGGCAGAAACCCAGATGAGATCAAGATGTATGCCGGCTTTATGTTTTCAATCGGGGCGACGGAAGAAGAAGGTTTAGAACGGCGGAGACAGTTGATGAGTTTCAATCCCGATGAGATTCCAAGCCGTGTCAGCTACCTGGGATCCATGGTGGGACTGCGGCTATCGGTACACGCAGTGGATATCGATCAGCCCTTGCCGGCGGAGTTGCTGGAACGTACCTATGCTAGCCCTCAGGATCCCCGTTCCCCTAGAGCTTTGCAATTATTGAAACAAGGATTGTCCATTCGGGACGTTCTGGCGCACGGAGTTATCAATTACCATCCGGTCGTTGCCGGTACCGCAGTGCAAGTGGCAGATTTCCTGGAAGAATGGTTTTTGGCAGACGCGACGGATGGCTTTTCGGTTGTGCCGGATATCGCCTACGATGGAGTGGCCGATTTTGTGGAGCAAGTTGTGCCGATTTTGCAGGAACGCGGCTTGTTCCACAAAGAGTATGAAGGAAACACATTACGCGAGAATATGGGCGTTCCTTATCAATACGGAAGCGCTGAGACTAAGTAA
- a CDS encoding MarR family winged helix-turn-helix transcriptional regulator, giving the protein MKASVDCDIRESLDKVSSKMRRDYSESLREINLYVGQDNLLARLWAGDGITQMQLGDHLKCEPPTVTNMVKSLEQNGFIIRKRDEQDGRVMRIYLTDKGKEIEKPVDFKWKQQQEKLLNGISPEERLVLRDLMKRMEKNLF; this is encoded by the coding sequence ATGAAGGCCTCTGTAGATTGTGATATCCGTGAGTCGTTAGATAAAGTATCATCCAAGATGCGTCGGGATTATAGTGAAAGCTTAAGAGAGATCAATCTTTATGTAGGGCAGGACAATTTGCTCGCCCGTTTATGGGCAGGAGATGGAATCACTCAAATGCAATTGGGCGATCATTTGAAATGTGAACCACCGACGGTCACCAATATGGTCAAATCGCTGGAACAAAACGGCTTTATCATCCGTAAGCGTGACGAACAAGATGGCAGGGTTATGCGGATATATCTAACGGACAAAGGAAAAGAGATAGAAAAGCCAGTTGACTTCAAATGGAAGCAGCAGCAAGAAAAATTGCTGAATGGCATTTCACCAGAAGAACGTTTGGTATTAAGAGATTTAATGAAACGTATGGAGAAGAACTTGTTTTAA
- the cyoE gene encoding heme o synthase, with translation MIEQTQRNLWAQVVKTGIIKSNLIPMLAGLMLALYTYQYSFIDNIVNIIFALLGTAAVIAAAGSFNNIYDRDIDSVMARTKNRPTVTGTIPLKKVVVVAVLLLGGGLALLYLAAPLASFLGFLGIFFYVIPYTMWTKRYTIWNTEVGSISGAMPPLIGWAAVGPDIWHPACWALFLILVIWQMPHFYAIAIRKHEDYAAANIPMLPVVKSRKRTYLQTNAYLILLVFSSLLFLPLSLGLTLVSLILGLFWLGLSLFGSHKRGTEVWANKMFLFSLVHMVGIYFTVIIYASVGLILTATS, from the coding sequence ATGATAGAACAAACCCAGAGAAACTTATGGGCTCAAGTCGTGAAAACCGGAATCATCAAGTCAAATTTAATTCCAATGCTTGCAGGACTTATGCTCGCCTTATATACATATCAATATAGTTTTATAGATAATATCGTAAATATTATCTTTGCGCTTTTAGGTACTGCTGCTGTTATTGCGGCAGCTGGTTCATTCAATAATATTTATGACCGCGATATTGATTCCGTAATGGCACGAACAAAAAATCGTCCAACCGTTACCGGCACTATACCACTTAAAAAAGTGGTGGTCGTTGCAGTTCTGTTGTTAGGTGGCGGGCTAGCTTTATTGTACTTGGCCGCCCCGCTAGCCTCCTTTCTTGGATTTTTAGGCATATTCTTCTATGTGATTCCATATACCATGTGGACAAAACGCTATACAATCTGGAATACGGAAGTGGGAAGCATCTCAGGCGCGATGCCTCCTTTGATTGGGTGGGCTGCAGTAGGGCCCGATATTTGGCATCCTGCATGTTGGGCTTTATTTTTAATCCTAGTCATTTGGCAAATGCCTCATTTTTATGCGATTGCCATTCGCAAGCATGAAGATTATGCTGCTGCAAATATTCCAATGCTGCCAGTCGTAAAAAGCAGAAAACGCACCTACCTCCAAACCAATGCATATCTGATCTTGTTAGTGTTTTCCAGCTTGCTATTCCTGCCGTTAAGCCTTGGTCTGACTTTGGTTTCACTGATTCTAGGGTTATTTTGGCTAGGCTTGAGTTTATTTGGCTCACACAAGAGAGGAACTGAAGTCTGGGCGAATAAAATGTTCTTATTTTCCTTAGTCCACATGGTCGGCATTTACTTTACTGTGATTATTTACGCTTCTGTAGGGTTAATTCTAACTGCCACTTCTTGA
- a CDS encoding YrvL family regulatory protein gives MIITFFEYIFLRVLGFQYDSIGALVFFFFLYLFLEMPLSLITNAIPKALKSVGMIQSSKGWLVFSLNALLTFALIELLDNFMTNISITWQGALIFALFSGLTSLKLTEKEKEPPEIDSENLNR, from the coding sequence ATGATTATCACGTTTTTTGAATACATCTTCTTAAGAGTGCTGGGCTTTCAATATGACTCAATTGGTGCTCTAGTATTTTTCTTTTTTCTATATCTATTTCTAGAAATGCCTCTCTCACTCATTACAAATGCCATACCAAAAGCGTTAAAATCGGTTGGCATGATTCAATCAAGTAAGGGATGGTTGGTATTTAGTTTAAATGCACTGCTTACTTTTGCGTTAATTGAACTGCTTGATAACTTCATGACGAACATTTCAATCACTTGGCAAGGTGCACTAATATTTGCCTTGTTCTCTGGATTGACCAGCTTGAAGTTAACAGAGAAAGAGAAAGAACCTCCAGAAATTGATAGTGAGAATTTAAATCGCTAG
- a CDS encoding phosphotransferase — protein MMDLKQKNPLLKTRRNKMNAKTIVKKFGFEAEKEPVSIYPFSPVYRVAGTEGDFIIKKTQHPIQKAHHLMDYIKKLNEQGIEVVTPAKIPANNPMTFEENTFVVYPFITGEPYSATPHEIMEAGRLLGRIHSLSSSGNEFELEEYDVYDFTEEEVDESFQDIVENAAPHGIVIGLELKSRLLKAVYQQEELKEIALPSVATPYDFKANNLIYTPQPYLIDPDNATWVPRIFDLALVLLLFHNELISAPDQPFTRNQWDLFLSGYGEFVTLSQEEKTCWPKALEHIFLDEVMWLMADVKEDWENPAQRSLFTRLIELLLNLKEFNLDQN, from the coding sequence ATGATGGATCTCAAACAAAAGAATCCATTATTAAAAACGAGGAGGAATAAAATGAATGCTAAAACCATCGTGAAGAAATTTGGTTTCGAAGCCGAAAAAGAGCCAGTCAGTATCTACCCGTTTTCGCCGGTCTACCGGGTGGCAGGTACAGAAGGGGATTTCATAATTAAAAAAACGCAGCACCCCATTCAAAAAGCACATCATCTTATGGATTACATAAAAAAGTTGAACGAACAAGGCATTGAGGTGGTCACTCCAGCAAAGATTCCAGCGAACAATCCGATGACTTTTGAGGAGAATACCTTCGTTGTGTACCCTTTCATCACAGGAGAACCTTATTCAGCGACGCCTCATGAAATTATGGAAGCAGGCAGGTTGCTCGGAAGGATACATTCACTATCGTCTTCTGGGAATGAATTTGAATTGGAGGAGTACGATGTATATGACTTTACCGAAGAGGAAGTTGACGAGAGTTTCCAAGATATTGTGGAGAATGCAGCTCCGCATGGGATCGTAATAGGCCTTGAATTAAAGAGCCGTTTATTAAAGGCTGTTTATCAACAGGAGGAGTTGAAGGAAATTGCATTGCCATCTGTTGCAACACCGTATGATTTTAAAGCGAACAATCTTATTTATACCCCTCAACCATATTTGATTGATCCAGATAATGCGACATGGGTTCCCCGTATCTTTGATTTAGCATTGGTTTTGCTGCTGTTTCACAACGAACTGATTTCGGCACCGGACCAGCCGTTCACAAGAAATCAATGGGATTTATTTCTAAGCGGATATGGGGAATTCGTAACCTTATCCCAAGAAGAGAAAACATGCTGGCCGAAAGCACTCGAACATATCTTTCTAGATGAAGTGATGTGGTTGATGGCGGATGTGAAAGAGGATTGGGAGAATCCAGCTCAACGCAGTTTATTTACTAGACTCATTGAATTGTTGCTGAATCTCAAAGAATTTAATTTAGATCAAAATTGA
- a CDS encoding ABC-2 transporter permease — MFNLIRRDVILQKRQLLLFIPAILFFIIMGAPPILTILVASIFIPFNTYAYDEKVETNILLNSLPYTRREIIASRYLGAIVYMVLAIGITSLALFVFNTPFTLTDISIGSGLFLLFAALTFPLFQILKPGYITTVILATFILLTFLARPIGLFIAEHLTGMIDFIVNLSVTTLYTWATLIIVGLYLTSWGITTLIYQRKAF; from the coding sequence ATGTTTAATTTAATTCGACGCGACGTCATACTCCAAAAAAGGCAGTTGCTGTTATTTATTCCTGCGATCTTATTCTTTATCATTATGGGGGCACCACCAATTCTAACTATTCTCGTTGCCAGTATTTTTATTCCCTTTAATACTTACGCTTACGATGAAAAAGTAGAGACGAATATATTATTAAATTCCTTGCCTTATACGCGTAGGGAAATTATCGCATCACGCTACCTGGGAGCTATTGTTTATATGGTTTTAGCTATTGGGATCACAAGTTTAGCCTTATTCGTTTTCAACACACCATTTACACTGACTGATATTTCAATTGGCAGTGGCTTATTCTTGTTATTTGCTGCACTAACATTTCCATTGTTTCAAATACTCAAACCAGGCTATATTACGACTGTTATTCTCGCCACCTTTATCCTTTTAACCTTTTTAGCAAGACCGATAGGATTGTTTATAGCCGAGCACTTAACAGGAATGATTGATTTTATAGTCAACTTATCCGTTACAACTTTATATACGTGGGCCACACTTATTATCGTGGGACTCTATCTCACTTCGTGGGGAATTACTACCCTTATTTATCAACGAAAAGCGTTCTAA
- a CDS encoding ABC transporter ATP-binding protein — protein MENIIELKNVTKKFKGFSVENIDMQVKQGFVTGFIGANGAGKSTTIKMIMNLLKPDSGEVKVFGLEYKTHEKEIKERIGFVYDGNVFFEGLNLKDIERIVAPAYKQWDDAVFHQYIKQFELPLNKAIKTFSKGMQMKASLAIALSHHAELIIMDEPTAGLDPIFRRELLDLLQELMIDGKRTIFFSTHITSDLDRIADYIAFIQSGELVFNHTIHDIADNYVIVKGRLDLLDKDTEKSFIHVHRSSTGFEALSDNSQAVKAIFGEAVVIERASLEDIMYYLKGGLSHV, from the coding sequence ATGGAAAATATTATTGAATTGAAAAACGTAACGAAGAAGTTCAAAGGGTTTTCTGTTGAAAACATTGATATGCAAGTGAAGCAAGGCTTTGTAACAGGATTCATTGGAGCAAATGGGGCTGGTAAGTCAACAACTATAAAAATGATAATGAACCTTTTAAAACCAGATTCTGGAGAAGTGAAAGTGTTTGGGTTGGAGTACAAGACGCATGAAAAGGAGATTAAAGAGCGCATCGGGTTTGTATACGATGGTAATGTATTCTTTGAAGGACTAAATTTAAAAGATATTGAACGTATAGTCGCCCCGGCTTACAAACAGTGGGATGATGCAGTATTTCATCAATACATAAAACAGTTCGAATTACCGCTTAATAAGGCAATAAAAACTTTTTCCAAAGGCATGCAGATGAAGGCCTCATTGGCGATAGCCTTATCACATCATGCGGAACTGATTATTATGGACGAGCCAACAGCAGGCTTAGACCCCATTTTTAGACGCGAACTATTGGATTTATTGCAGGAATTGATGATTGATGGAAAGCGTACTATCTTTTTCTCTACGCATATTACATCTGATTTAGATCGTATAGCAGACTATATCGCATTTATTCAAAGTGGAGAGTTGGTATTTAATCACACCATTCACGATATAGCTGATAATTATGTCATCGTAAAAGGAAGATTAGATCTTCTGGATAAAGACACTGAAAAATCTTTTATCCACGTTCACCGGTCTTCAACCGGATTTGAAGCCTTATCAGACAATAGTCAGGCAGTAAAAGCTATTTTCGGAGAGGCCGTTGTCATTGAACGCGCATCTCTTGAAGATATCATGTACTACTTGAAGGGAGGTTTATCGCATGTTTAA
- a CDS encoding GntR family transcriptional regulator, which translates to MQIIISNSSKEPIYEQISYQIKSAILIGELQEGEAIPSMRKLAKDLHVSVITTKRAYEELEKAGFIYSIVGKGSFVAEQNLELIKEKKLKVIEEQLNAVITNSREIGLSYDELKQLLKILYEE; encoded by the coding sequence ATGCAAATAATTATTTCTAACAGTTCGAAAGAGCCGATTTACGAACAAATTTCATATCAAATAAAATCTGCTATTTTAATTGGGGAACTACAGGAAGGCGAAGCAATTCCCTCTATGCGGAAACTCGCAAAAGATTTGCATGTTAGTGTCATAACGACAAAACGTGCATATGAGGAATTGGAGAAGGCTGGCTTTATCTATTCCATTGTTGGCAAAGGCTCTTTTGTTGCGGAGCAAAACTTAGAACTGATCAAAGAAAAGAAATTGAAGGTCATTGAAGAACAGCTGAATGCTGTCATAACGAATAGTCGAGAGATTGGTCTTTCTTATGATGAGCTGAAGCAACTATTGAAGATTTTATATGAGGAGTGA
- a CDS encoding M23 family metallopeptidase translates to MRLQKDEVIEPSEFGNRFLHGDFEIIYKQCSNDFRELISFEDFRKLAKSSNRGVVSYQVAEEISMGDFKHYLWLDNSGKKAVFVSFDENYIIHSIYLKPYTIYPRRDETFTQNRFIMPITDEWFVFWGGKNEFLNYHYVYESQRYAYDLVVMKEKKTYRESEILNENYFAFNKELVAPATGQVVKVVGGVKDNTPGDMNESQPAGNYVVMRHSVDEYSLVAHFKQNSIQVREGETVQQGQMIGLCGNSGNSSEPHIHFQVMDSPDLFNCTSICIRFTDGCQPIQGDTVTQGPLENDIDKPSLDNFEKAEIAFSLSDVLGFIPRIIGQFFK, encoded by the coding sequence ATGAGGCTGCAAAAAGATGAAGTGATAGAGCCCAGTGAATTTGGCAACCGATTTTTACACGGCGACTTTGAAATCATTTACAAGCAGTGTTCAAATGATTTCAGGGAGTTAATCAGCTTCGAAGACTTCCGTAAATTAGCAAAGTCCTCTAATCGAGGTGTAGTAAGTTACCAGGTGGCAGAAGAAATATCTATGGGGGATTTTAAGCATTACCTCTGGCTGGACAACAGCGGTAAAAAGGCAGTTTTTGTTTCTTTTGATGAAAATTACATCATCCACAGCATTTATTTGAAGCCGTATACGATCTATCCTCGAAGAGATGAAACCTTTACACAAAACAGGTTTATCATGCCGATTACAGATGAATGGTTCGTTTTCTGGGGCGGCAAGAATGAGTTTTTAAATTACCACTATGTTTATGAATCTCAGCGGTATGCGTATGATTTGGTGGTCATGAAAGAGAAAAAAACGTACCGGGAGAGTGAGATACTCAACGAAAATTACTTTGCATTCAACAAAGAGCTTGTGGCACCGGCAACTGGCCAAGTCGTTAAAGTAGTCGGTGGCGTTAAGGACAATACGCCTGGGGATATGAATGAATCACAGCCAGCTGGAAATTATGTCGTGATGAGGCATTCTGTTGACGAATACAGTCTGGTGGCGCACTTTAAGCAAAATTCGATTCAAGTTAGAGAAGGAGAAACGGTTCAACAAGGCCAAATGATCGGCTTGTGCGGGAATTCCGGTAATTCCTCAGAACCGCATATTCACTTTCAGGTAATGGATTCTCCGGATCTGTTTAACTGTACATCAATCTGTATCCGTTTTACAGATGGGTGCCAGCCAATTCAAGGTGATACGGTTACTCAAGGACCATTGGAAAACGATATAGACAAGCCTTCACTTGATAACTTCGAGAAAGCTGAAATCGCGTTCTCTTTATCGGATGTACTAGGGTTTATTCCTCGCATAATCGGCCAATTCTTTAAGTAA
- a CDS encoding SMI1/KNR4 family protein, which translates to MSKLTSAISNLKKRLDKDEALWVQQENGYLEKVYVKLNAPATKKEIEHFPFKLPQDYEEFLRLHHGGRLFSTKDGGNNGIELYTIEQILEHRSYYADDFPENWYPVAMGYDGSFLIVTNQHIEGGYLSWFETGNDFDDDISIGMTFEDWLEKLIIAQGSKFWEWDVRRPTGI; encoded by the coding sequence ATGTCTAAATTAACTTCAGCAATAAGTAATTTGAAAAAAAGATTAGATAAGGATGAAGCTCTGTGGGTCCAACAGGAGAATGGATATTTGGAAAAAGTATATGTGAAGCTAAATGCCCCTGCCACAAAAAAAGAAATCGAGCATTTTCCATTTAAGCTACCGCAAGATTATGAAGAATTTTTACGACTGCATCACGGTGGACGCCTCTTTTCCACTAAAGACGGTGGAAATAATGGGATAGAACTTTACACGATAGAACAAATTTTAGAACATAGATCGTATTACGCTGATGACTTCCCCGAAAACTGGTATCCAGTAGCCATGGGCTACGATGGTTCTTTTCTTATCGTTACGAATCAGCATATAGAGGGCGGGTATTTAAGCTGGTTCGAAACAGGAAATGATTTCGATGACGATATATCCATTGGAATGACATTCGAAGATTGGCTTGAAAAGTTGATTATCGCTCAAGGCTCTAAGTTTTGGGAATGGGATGTTAGAAGACCTACAGGGATATAA